The proteins below come from a single Oncorhynchus gorbuscha isolate QuinsamMale2020 ecotype Even-year linkage group LG12, OgorEven_v1.0, whole genome shotgun sequence genomic window:
- the LOC123991643 gene encoding estrogen-related receptor gamma-like isoform X2, with translation MSVRGLDTSCPPIKREPSSPSPSFQGDSPSQPSPEGSSSDTNSSFGLLGKSHNHTNCLDSPGLYGHTAGMGNNGTANRRFGGEDGQVKCEFLLDSVAKRLCLVCGDVGSGYHYGVASCEACKAFFKRTIQGNIEYSCPATSECEITKRRRKSCQACRFMKCLNVGMMREGVRLDRVRGGRQKYKRRIDSENSPYLNPQHGLPQKRTFPLGGLVENKVVSLLLVAEPESIFAMPDPTVPDSDIKALTTLCDLADRELVVNIGWAKHIPGFPLLSLADQMSLLQSGWMEILILRVVFRSLALEDKLVYAEDYIMDEEQSKLAGVLDLNNTILQLVKKYKAMRIDKEEFVVLKAISLANSDSMQIEDVEAVQSLQDVLHGALQDYESAQHTEDPRRAGKLIMTLPLLRQTAARAVQHFCSIKQEGRVPMHKLFLELLEARA, from the exons ATGTCGGTGAGGGGCTTGGACACCTCCTGTCCCCCCATAAAGCGCGAGCCctccagccccagccctagcTTCCAGGGGGACAGCCCATCTCAACCCAGCCCTGAGGGCTCCTCCTCAGACACCAACTCCAGCTTTGGTCTCCTGGGCAAGAGTCACAACCACACCAACTGCTTGGACTCACCAGGGCTCTACGGACACACTGCGGGCATGGGGAACAATGGAACAGCCAACAG GCGGTTTGGTGGTGAGGATGGCCAGGTGAAGTGTGAGTTCTTGCTGGATTCTGTGGCTAAGAGGCTGTGTCTGGTGTGTGGAGATGTGGGGTCAGGGTACCACTACGGAGTGGCCTCCTGTGAGGCCTGCAAGGCTTTCTTCAAGAGGACCATCCAGG GTAACATCGAGTACAGCTGCCCGGCCACCAGTGAGTGTGAGATCACCAAGCGGAGGAGGAAGTCGTGTCAGGCCTGTCGCTTCATGAAGTGTCTCAACGTTGGAATGATGAGAGAAG GTGTGCGTCTGGACCGGGTCCGTGGGGGCAGACAGAAGTACAAGAGAAGGATAGACTCTGAGAACAGCCCCTACCTCAACCCTCAACACGGCCTGCCACAGAAGAGAACAT ttccTCTAGGTGGTCTGGTAGAGAATAAGGTGGTCTCTCTCCTGCTGGTGGCTGAACCAGAGAGTATCTTTGCCATGCCGGACCCCACCGTCCCCGACAGTGACATCAAAGCCCTGACTACACTTTGTGACCTTGCCGACCGTGAACTGGTGGTCAACATCGGCTGGGCCAAACACATCCCAG GTTTCCCCTTGCTCTCGCTGGCAGACCAGATGAGTCTACTGCagagtggatggatggagattTTGATCCTGCGCGTGGTGTTTCGCTCGCTTGCCCTAGAGGATAAGCTGGTGTATGCTGAGGACTACATCATGGATGAGGAGCAGTCCAAACTAGCAGGTGTACTGGACCTAAACAACACCATACTGCAGCTGGTGAAGAAATACAAAGCCATGAGGATTGACAAGGAGGAGTTTGTTGTCCTCAAGGCAATCTCACTGGCTAACTCGG aCTCCATGCAGATAGAGGACGTGGAGGCAGTCCAGAGTCTCCAGGATGTGCTCCATGGGGCCCTGCAGGACTACGAGAGTGCCCAGCACACGGAGGACCCTCGGCGGGCAGGCAAGCTCATCATGACCCTGCCCCTGCTCCGGCAGACAGCCGCCAGGGCTGTGCAGCACTTCTGCAGCATCAAGCAAGAAGGCCGTGTGCCCATGCACAAACTGTTCCTGGAACTGCTGGAGGCCAGGGCCTGA
- the LOC123991643 gene encoding estrogen-related receptor gamma-like isoform X1: MDLVELYLPECFTYHPDTDILGRMSVRGLDTSCPPIKREPSSPSPSFQGDSPSQPSPEGSSSDTNSSFGLLGKSHNHTNCLDSPGLYGHTAGMGNNGTANRRFGGEDGQVKCEFLLDSVAKRLCLVCGDVGSGYHYGVASCEACKAFFKRTIQGNIEYSCPATSECEITKRRRKSCQACRFMKCLNVGMMREGVRLDRVRGGRQKYKRRIDSENSPYLNPQHGLPQKRTFPLGGLVENKVVSLLLVAEPESIFAMPDPTVPDSDIKALTTLCDLADRELVVNIGWAKHIPGFPLLSLADQMSLLQSGWMEILILRVVFRSLALEDKLVYAEDYIMDEEQSKLAGVLDLNNTILQLVKKYKAMRIDKEEFVVLKAISLANSDSMQIEDVEAVQSLQDVLHGALQDYESAQHTEDPRRAGKLIMTLPLLRQTAARAVQHFCSIKQEGRVPMHKLFLELLEARA, encoded by the exons tatcCTGGGCAGGATGTCGGTGAGGGGCTTGGACACCTCCTGTCCCCCCATAAAGCGCGAGCCctccagccccagccctagcTTCCAGGGGGACAGCCCATCTCAACCCAGCCCTGAGGGCTCCTCCTCAGACACCAACTCCAGCTTTGGTCTCCTGGGCAAGAGTCACAACCACACCAACTGCTTGGACTCACCAGGGCTCTACGGACACACTGCGGGCATGGGGAACAATGGAACAGCCAACAG GCGGTTTGGTGGTGAGGATGGCCAGGTGAAGTGTGAGTTCTTGCTGGATTCTGTGGCTAAGAGGCTGTGTCTGGTGTGTGGAGATGTGGGGTCAGGGTACCACTACGGAGTGGCCTCCTGTGAGGCCTGCAAGGCTTTCTTCAAGAGGACCATCCAGG GTAACATCGAGTACAGCTGCCCGGCCACCAGTGAGTGTGAGATCACCAAGCGGAGGAGGAAGTCGTGTCAGGCCTGTCGCTTCATGAAGTGTCTCAACGTTGGAATGATGAGAGAAG GTGTGCGTCTGGACCGGGTCCGTGGGGGCAGACAGAAGTACAAGAGAAGGATAGACTCTGAGAACAGCCCCTACCTCAACCCTCAACACGGCCTGCCACAGAAGAGAACAT ttccTCTAGGTGGTCTGGTAGAGAATAAGGTGGTCTCTCTCCTGCTGGTGGCTGAACCAGAGAGTATCTTTGCCATGCCGGACCCCACCGTCCCCGACAGTGACATCAAAGCCCTGACTACACTTTGTGACCTTGCCGACCGTGAACTGGTGGTCAACATCGGCTGGGCCAAACACATCCCAG GTTTCCCCTTGCTCTCGCTGGCAGACCAGATGAGTCTACTGCagagtggatggatggagattTTGATCCTGCGCGTGGTGTTTCGCTCGCTTGCCCTAGAGGATAAGCTGGTGTATGCTGAGGACTACATCATGGATGAGGAGCAGTCCAAACTAGCAGGTGTACTGGACCTAAACAACACCATACTGCAGCTGGTGAAGAAATACAAAGCCATGAGGATTGACAAGGAGGAGTTTGTTGTCCTCAAGGCAATCTCACTGGCTAACTCGG aCTCCATGCAGATAGAGGACGTGGAGGCAGTCCAGAGTCTCCAGGATGTGCTCCATGGGGCCCTGCAGGACTACGAGAGTGCCCAGCACACGGAGGACCCTCGGCGGGCAGGCAAGCTCATCATGACCCTGCCCCTGCTCCGGCAGACAGCCGCCAGGGCTGTGCAGCACTTCTGCAGCATCAAGCAAGAAGGCCGTGTGCCCATGCACAAACTGTTCCTGGAACTGCTGGAGGCCAGGGCCTGA